TGAAACAAGAGAACACTACACAAAAAGAAGAGAAAACCAACAACAAGGTTGGTAAAAAAGCACCTAAAACTATACTGGAGCACATAGAAAATATTTTAGAATTAGTGGAAGGCTCGGGACTTAAAGATGACTTCTATAAAAAGGCTAAAAAAAGTATCGATTTTGTGGCTAAGAAAATGGGGCTTACAATAAACCAAACGGTATTATTTGCTATCTTTATCGAGAGAAGTGATGATTATAGAATATACATCAATGAACTTTCCAAGCTAATTGGCTGTCGCTTAGTTAAAGTTAT
The Dysgonomonadaceae bacterium PH5-43 DNA segment above includes these coding regions:
- a CDS encoding biotin-(acetyl-CoA carboxylase) ligase (product_source=COG0340; cath_funfam=1.20.58.110; cog=COG0340; superfamily=46785) — translated: MKQENTTQKEEKTNNKVGKKAPKTILEHIENILELVEGSGLKDDFYKKAKKSIDFVAKKMGLTINQTVLFAIFIERSDDYRIYINELSKLIGCRLVKVIALMSDIDELEKRRLVRCNKSNDQKSYRVPIDVVNALKKDIA